The Ictalurus punctatus breed USDA103 chromosome 9, Coco_2.0, whole genome shotgun sequence genome contains a region encoding:
- the slc24a4a gene encoding sodium/potassium/calcium exchanger 4a isoform X4 encodes MFTNRERTRGAVLLHIFAAVYMFLALAIVCDDYFVMSLEKICEKLHLSEDVAGATFMAAGSSAPELFASIIGVFITHGDVGVGTIVGSAVFNILCIIGVCGIFAGQVVFLTKFSVFRDSLYYTLSVVALIVFIYDGQIIWWESLVLMLMYVGYIIIMKFNTSIQNYFSGTEDKGVANGNAVLSELEDGNAYYEQFWDDPSWPLLSSVKPSKMYTRGSVVMVDEMMNSSPPNYRFPEAGLRVMITNHFGPKTRLRMASRLIINEQQRLMQASNGVDGTLVADGKAETMENGSVPEDKLTEEEDNEMSSPFTIPGGAMNRVKFIISWPILLLLYLTVPNCAKPRWENFFMLSFFLSTLWIAVFSYFMVWMVTIIGYTLGIPDVIMGITFLAAGTSVPDCIASLIVARQGLGDMAVSNTIGSNVFDILVGLGVPWGLQTMAVNYGSVVKINSRGLVYSVVLLLGSVALTVLGIHVNSWKLDKKLGVYVLLLYTIFLCFSILIEYNIFTFVNLPMCQEV; translated from the exons ATGTTCACAAACCGAGAGCGAACACGAGGAGCTGTCCTGCTACACATATTTGCT GCTGTCTACATGTTCCTGGCTCTAGCTATCGTGTGTGATGACTACTTTGTTATGTCTCTAGAGAAGATCTGTGAA AAACTGCATCTGAGTGAGGATGTAGCTGGTGCAACATTTATGGCTGCTGGAAGCTCAGCTCCAGAGCTTTTTGCCTCCATCAttg GTGTGTTCATAACACACGGAGATGTGGGTGTGGGTACGATCGTGGGGTCAGCTGTGTTCAACATTCTCTgtatcattggtgtgtgtggaatattcgctggacag GTTGTCTTTCTCACCAAGTTTTCTGTGTTTCGGGACTCCCTTTACTACACACTGTCTGTTGTAGCACTTATAGTA TTCATCTATGATGGGCAGATTATATG GTGGGAGAGTCTGGTGCTCATGCTCATGTATGTTGGCTACATAATCATTATGAA GTTTAACACCAGCATACAGAACTACTTTTCTGGGACAGAAGATAAGGGTGTTGCCAACGGTAATGCAGTGCTCAGCGAGCTGGAGGACGGTAATGCATATTATGAGCAGTTTTGGGATGATCCCTCTTGGCCATTACTCAGCTCAG TAAAACCCAGTAAGATGTACACTCGTGGTTCAGTTGTGATGGTGGATGAGATGATGAACTCTAGTCCTCCAAACTACCGCTTCCCGGAGGCCGGCCTCAGAGTCATGATCACCAACCATTTTGGGCCTAAAACCCGTCTGCGCATGGCGAGCCGACTCATCATTAATGAG CAACAGCGGCTAATGCAGGCATCTAATGGGGTGGATGGCACActagtggctgatgggaaagcAGAAACAATGGAGAACGGCAGCGTACCAGAGGACAAACTAACAGAGGAGGAGGATAATGAGATGTCCTCACCCTTCACCATACCTG GGGGCGCTATGAACAGAGTGAAGTTCATCATTTCATGGCCTATACTGTTGTTGCTGTACTTAACCGTGCCGAACTGTGCGAAACCACGCTGGGAGAATTTCTTTATgctctccttttttctttccactctGTGGATAGCTGTCTTCTCATACTTCATGgtgtggatg GTGACGATTATCGGATACACACTGGGAATACCTGATGTTATAATGGGCATCACTTTTCTTGCAGCCGGCACTAGTGTTCCAGACTGTATAGCTAGCCTTATAGTCGCTCGACAAG GCCTGGGCGATATGGCTGTCTCCAATACAATCGGCAGTAATGTCTTTGATATCCTGGTTGGGCTCGGTGTTCCCTGGGGTCTCCAGACGATGGCTGTCAACTACGGATCTGTG GTGAAAATCAACAGTAGAGGATTGGTGTATTCTGTGGTGCTGCTTCTGGGCTCAGTGGCTTTGACT GTCCTGGGGATCCATGTTAACAGCTGGAAGCTGGACAAAAAGCTGGGTGTGTACGTGCTCCTGCTGTACACCATCTTCCTGTGCTTCTCCATCTTGATCGAGTACAACATTTTTACCTTTGTCAATCTGCCCATGTGTCAAGAGGTCTGA
- the slc24a4a gene encoding sodium/potassium/calcium exchanger 4a isoform X1, with translation MATMSDLERSCSISKKTMITEHFRVRKRREMLLAQVCVVCGVLLAAWCMSALLTKTGHGIMLQEHFAGPTDHLGRRLMATVIDNETAEKNCSKPAIHEFPEDMFTNRERTRGAVLLHIFAAVYMFLALAIVCDDYFVMSLEKICEKLHLSEDVAGATFMAAGSSAPELFASIIGVFITHGDVGVGTIVGSAVFNILCIIGVCGIFAGQVVFLTKFSVFRDSLYYTLSVVALIVFIYDGQIIWWESLVLMLMYVGYIIIMKFNTSIQNYFSGTEDKGVANGNAVLSELEDGNAYYEQFWDDPSWPLLSSVKPSKMYTRGSVVMVDEMMNSSPPNYRFPEAGLRVMITNHFGPKTRLRMASRLIINEQQRLMQASNGVDGTLVADGKAETMENGSVPEDKLTEEEDNEMSSPFTIPGGAMNRVKFIISWPILLLLYLTVPNCAKPRWENFFMLSFFLSTLWIAVFSYFMVWMVTIIGYTLGIPDVIMGITFLAAGTSVPDCIASLIVARQGLGDMAVSNTIGSNVFDILVGLGVPWGLQTMAVNYGSVVKINSRGLVYSVVLLLGSVALTVLGIHVNSWKLDKKLGVYVLLLYTIFLCFSILIEYNIFTFVNLPMCQEV, from the exons GTCATGGGATTATGTTGCAGGAGCACTTTGCTGGACCCACAGACCACCTGGGCCGTAGGCTGATGGCCACCGTGATAGACAATGAGACTGCAGAAAAGAACTGCTCAAAACCAG CCATCCATGAGTTCCCTGAGGATATGTTCACAAACCGAGAGCGAACACGAGGAGCTGTCCTGCTACACATATTTGCT GCTGTCTACATGTTCCTGGCTCTAGCTATCGTGTGTGATGACTACTTTGTTATGTCTCTAGAGAAGATCTGTGAA AAACTGCATCTGAGTGAGGATGTAGCTGGTGCAACATTTATGGCTGCTGGAAGCTCAGCTCCAGAGCTTTTTGCCTCCATCAttg GTGTGTTCATAACACACGGAGATGTGGGTGTGGGTACGATCGTGGGGTCAGCTGTGTTCAACATTCTCTgtatcattggtgtgtgtggaatattcgctggacag GTTGTCTTTCTCACCAAGTTTTCTGTGTTTCGGGACTCCCTTTACTACACACTGTCTGTTGTAGCACTTATAGTA TTCATCTATGATGGGCAGATTATATG GTGGGAGAGTCTGGTGCTCATGCTCATGTATGTTGGCTACATAATCATTATGAA GTTTAACACCAGCATACAGAACTACTTTTCTGGGACAGAAGATAAGGGTGTTGCCAACGGTAATGCAGTGCTCAGCGAGCTGGAGGACGGTAATGCATATTATGAGCAGTTTTGGGATGATCCCTCTTGGCCATTACTCAGCTCAG TAAAACCCAGTAAGATGTACACTCGTGGTTCAGTTGTGATGGTGGATGAGATGATGAACTCTAGTCCTCCAAACTACCGCTTCCCGGAGGCCGGCCTCAGAGTCATGATCACCAACCATTTTGGGCCTAAAACCCGTCTGCGCATGGCGAGCCGACTCATCATTAATGAG CAACAGCGGCTAATGCAGGCATCTAATGGGGTGGATGGCACActagtggctgatgggaaagcAGAAACAATGGAGAACGGCAGCGTACCAGAGGACAAACTAACAGAGGAGGAGGATAATGAGATGTCCTCACCCTTCACCATACCTG GGGGCGCTATGAACAGAGTGAAGTTCATCATTTCATGGCCTATACTGTTGTTGCTGTACTTAACCGTGCCGAACTGTGCGAAACCACGCTGGGAGAATTTCTTTATgctctccttttttctttccactctGTGGATAGCTGTCTTCTCATACTTCATGgtgtggatg GTGACGATTATCGGATACACACTGGGAATACCTGATGTTATAATGGGCATCACTTTTCTTGCAGCCGGCACTAGTGTTCCAGACTGTATAGCTAGCCTTATAGTCGCTCGACAAG GCCTGGGCGATATGGCTGTCTCCAATACAATCGGCAGTAATGTCTTTGATATCCTGGTTGGGCTCGGTGTTCCCTGGGGTCTCCAGACGATGGCTGTCAACTACGGATCTGTG GTGAAAATCAACAGTAGAGGATTGGTGTATTCTGTGGTGCTGCTTCTGGGCTCAGTGGCTTTGACT GTCCTGGGGATCCATGTTAACAGCTGGAAGCTGGACAAAAAGCTGGGTGTGTACGTGCTCCTGCTGTACACCATCTTCCTGTGCTTCTCCATCTTGATCGAGTACAACATTTTTACCTTTGTCAATCTGCCCATGTGTCAAGAGGTCTGA
- the slc24a4a gene encoding sodium/potassium/calcium exchanger 4a isoform X3 — MATMSDLERSCSISKKTMITEHFRVRKRREMLLAQVCVVCGVLLAAWCMSALLTKTGHGIMLQEHFAGPTDHLGRRLMATVIDNETAEKNCSKPAIHEFPEDMFTNRERTRGAVLLHIFAAVYMFLALAIVCDDYFVMSLEKICEKLHLSEDVAGATFMAAGSSAPELFASIIGVFITHGDVGVGTIVGSAVFNILCIIGVCGIFAGQVVFLTKFSVFRDSLYYTLSVVALIVFIYDGQIIWWESLVLMLMYVGYIIIMKFNTSIQNYFSGTEDKGVANGNAVLSELEDVKPSKMYTRGSVVMVDEMMNSSPPNYRFPEAGLRVMITNHFGPKTRLRMASRLIINEQQRLMQASNGVDGTLVADGKAETMENGSVPEDKLTEEEDNEMSSPFTIPGGAMNRVKFIISWPILLLLYLTVPNCAKPRWENFFMLSFFLSTLWIAVFSYFMVWMVTIIGYTLGIPDVIMGITFLAAGTSVPDCIASLIVARQGLGDMAVSNTIGSNVFDILVGLGVPWGLQTMAVNYGSVVKINSRGLVYSVVLLLGSVALTVLGIHVNSWKLDKKLGVYVLLLYTIFLCFSILIEYNIFTFVNLPMCQEV; from the exons GTCATGGGATTATGTTGCAGGAGCACTTTGCTGGACCCACAGACCACCTGGGCCGTAGGCTGATGGCCACCGTGATAGACAATGAGACTGCAGAAAAGAACTGCTCAAAACCAG CCATCCATGAGTTCCCTGAGGATATGTTCACAAACCGAGAGCGAACACGAGGAGCTGTCCTGCTACACATATTTGCT GCTGTCTACATGTTCCTGGCTCTAGCTATCGTGTGTGATGACTACTTTGTTATGTCTCTAGAGAAGATCTGTGAA AAACTGCATCTGAGTGAGGATGTAGCTGGTGCAACATTTATGGCTGCTGGAAGCTCAGCTCCAGAGCTTTTTGCCTCCATCAttg GTGTGTTCATAACACACGGAGATGTGGGTGTGGGTACGATCGTGGGGTCAGCTGTGTTCAACATTCTCTgtatcattggtgtgtgtggaatattcgctggacag GTTGTCTTTCTCACCAAGTTTTCTGTGTTTCGGGACTCCCTTTACTACACACTGTCTGTTGTAGCACTTATAGTA TTCATCTATGATGGGCAGATTATATG GTGGGAGAGTCTGGTGCTCATGCTCATGTATGTTGGCTACATAATCATTATGAA GTTTAACACCAGCATACAGAACTACTTTTCTGGGACAGAAGATAAGGGTGTTGCCAACGGTAATGCAGTGCTCAGCGAGCTGGAGGACG TAAAACCCAGTAAGATGTACACTCGTGGTTCAGTTGTGATGGTGGATGAGATGATGAACTCTAGTCCTCCAAACTACCGCTTCCCGGAGGCCGGCCTCAGAGTCATGATCACCAACCATTTTGGGCCTAAAACCCGTCTGCGCATGGCGAGCCGACTCATCATTAATGAG CAACAGCGGCTAATGCAGGCATCTAATGGGGTGGATGGCACActagtggctgatgggaaagcAGAAACAATGGAGAACGGCAGCGTACCAGAGGACAAACTAACAGAGGAGGAGGATAATGAGATGTCCTCACCCTTCACCATACCTG GGGGCGCTATGAACAGAGTGAAGTTCATCATTTCATGGCCTATACTGTTGTTGCTGTACTTAACCGTGCCGAACTGTGCGAAACCACGCTGGGAGAATTTCTTTATgctctccttttttctttccactctGTGGATAGCTGTCTTCTCATACTTCATGgtgtggatg GTGACGATTATCGGATACACACTGGGAATACCTGATGTTATAATGGGCATCACTTTTCTTGCAGCCGGCACTAGTGTTCCAGACTGTATAGCTAGCCTTATAGTCGCTCGACAAG GCCTGGGCGATATGGCTGTCTCCAATACAATCGGCAGTAATGTCTTTGATATCCTGGTTGGGCTCGGTGTTCCCTGGGGTCTCCAGACGATGGCTGTCAACTACGGATCTGTG GTGAAAATCAACAGTAGAGGATTGGTGTATTCTGTGGTGCTGCTTCTGGGCTCAGTGGCTTTGACT GTCCTGGGGATCCATGTTAACAGCTGGAAGCTGGACAAAAAGCTGGGTGTGTACGTGCTCCTGCTGTACACCATCTTCCTGTGCTTCTCCATCTTGATCGAGTACAACATTTTTACCTTTGTCAATCTGCCCATGTGTCAAGAGGTCTGA
- the slc24a4a gene encoding sodium/potassium/calcium exchanger 4a isoform X2 — translation MATMSDLERSCSISKKTMITEHFRVRKRREMLLAQVCVVCGVLLAAWCMSALLTKTGHGIMLQEHFAGPTDHLGRRLMATVIDNETAEKNCSKPAIHEFPEDMFTNRERTRGAVLLHIFAAVYMFLALAIVCDDYFVMSLEKICEKLHLSEDVAGATFMAAGSSAPELFASIIGVFITHGDVGVGTIVGSAVFNILCIIGVCGIFAGQVVFLTKFSVFRDSLYYTLSVVALIVFIYDGQIIWWESLVLMLMYVGYIIIMKFNTSIQNYFSGTEDKGVANGNAVLSELEDGNAYYEQFWDDPSWPLLSSVKPSKMYTRGSVVMVDEMMNSSPPNYRFPEAGLRVMITNHFGPKTRLRMASRLIINERLMQASNGVDGTLVADGKAETMENGSVPEDKLTEEEDNEMSSPFTIPGGAMNRVKFIISWPILLLLYLTVPNCAKPRWENFFMLSFFLSTLWIAVFSYFMVWMVTIIGYTLGIPDVIMGITFLAAGTSVPDCIASLIVARQGLGDMAVSNTIGSNVFDILVGLGVPWGLQTMAVNYGSVVKINSRGLVYSVVLLLGSVALTVLGIHVNSWKLDKKLGVYVLLLYTIFLCFSILIEYNIFTFVNLPMCQEV, via the exons GTCATGGGATTATGTTGCAGGAGCACTTTGCTGGACCCACAGACCACCTGGGCCGTAGGCTGATGGCCACCGTGATAGACAATGAGACTGCAGAAAAGAACTGCTCAAAACCAG CCATCCATGAGTTCCCTGAGGATATGTTCACAAACCGAGAGCGAACACGAGGAGCTGTCCTGCTACACATATTTGCT GCTGTCTACATGTTCCTGGCTCTAGCTATCGTGTGTGATGACTACTTTGTTATGTCTCTAGAGAAGATCTGTGAA AAACTGCATCTGAGTGAGGATGTAGCTGGTGCAACATTTATGGCTGCTGGAAGCTCAGCTCCAGAGCTTTTTGCCTCCATCAttg GTGTGTTCATAACACACGGAGATGTGGGTGTGGGTACGATCGTGGGGTCAGCTGTGTTCAACATTCTCTgtatcattggtgtgtgtggaatattcgctggacag GTTGTCTTTCTCACCAAGTTTTCTGTGTTTCGGGACTCCCTTTACTACACACTGTCTGTTGTAGCACTTATAGTA TTCATCTATGATGGGCAGATTATATG GTGGGAGAGTCTGGTGCTCATGCTCATGTATGTTGGCTACATAATCATTATGAA GTTTAACACCAGCATACAGAACTACTTTTCTGGGACAGAAGATAAGGGTGTTGCCAACGGTAATGCAGTGCTCAGCGAGCTGGAGGACGGTAATGCATATTATGAGCAGTTTTGGGATGATCCCTCTTGGCCATTACTCAGCTCAG TAAAACCCAGTAAGATGTACACTCGTGGTTCAGTTGTGATGGTGGATGAGATGATGAACTCTAGTCCTCCAAACTACCGCTTCCCGGAGGCCGGCCTCAGAGTCATGATCACCAACCATTTTGGGCCTAAAACCCGTCTGCGCATGGCGAGCCGACTCATCATTAATGAG CGGCTAATGCAGGCATCTAATGGGGTGGATGGCACActagtggctgatgggaaagcAGAAACAATGGAGAACGGCAGCGTACCAGAGGACAAACTAACAGAGGAGGAGGATAATGAGATGTCCTCACCCTTCACCATACCTG GGGGCGCTATGAACAGAGTGAAGTTCATCATTTCATGGCCTATACTGTTGTTGCTGTACTTAACCGTGCCGAACTGTGCGAAACCACGCTGGGAGAATTTCTTTATgctctccttttttctttccactctGTGGATAGCTGTCTTCTCATACTTCATGgtgtggatg GTGACGATTATCGGATACACACTGGGAATACCTGATGTTATAATGGGCATCACTTTTCTTGCAGCCGGCACTAGTGTTCCAGACTGTATAGCTAGCCTTATAGTCGCTCGACAAG GCCTGGGCGATATGGCTGTCTCCAATACAATCGGCAGTAATGTCTTTGATATCCTGGTTGGGCTCGGTGTTCCCTGGGGTCTCCAGACGATGGCTGTCAACTACGGATCTGTG GTGAAAATCAACAGTAGAGGATTGGTGTATTCTGTGGTGCTGCTTCTGGGCTCAGTGGCTTTGACT GTCCTGGGGATCCATGTTAACAGCTGGAAGCTGGACAAAAAGCTGGGTGTGTACGTGCTCCTGCTGTACACCATCTTCCTGTGCTTCTCCATCTTGATCGAGTACAACATTTTTACCTTTGTCAATCTGCCCATGTGTCAAGAGGTCTGA